The following coding sequences are from one Stigmatopora nigra isolate UIUO_SnigA chromosome 10, RoL_Snig_1.1, whole genome shotgun sequence window:
- the chia.1 gene encoding chitinase, acidic.1: MAKFLTALGILLALHMASSNKLVCHMTNWAQYRPGHGKFTSDNIDPFLCTHVIYTLATINTFNQITTIEANDEQQYTRLNNLKKFNPALKTLLSVGGIVNGMSPFISMVAKAENRASFIKSALRFLRIHNFDGLNLAWEYPAHNGSPEQDRERFTLLVKELVAAFEKDAKDSRKTQLLLSANVGSNRATIDRAYEVKVISAYLDFINLMTYDYHGHWDATTGHNSPMYSSSMDVGANVNLNINSSVSYWLALGAPAEKLLLGFPSYGRTYRLSTGAAGLGAPTNGPADAGPFTRTAGFWAFYEVCSFLLGAQVEWIEEQKVPYATIGSSWVGYDNRRSFSSKVEWMTGMNLGGAHVWTLDMDDFTGSFCGAGSYPLINHLRMSMGFSPKPTTTPAPTTTRDPIAKFCLGRPDGLYTNPADKTTYFQCFMGNTYLHHCQPGLVYYDSCKCCNWS, encoded by the exons ATGGCGAAATTCCTCACAG CTCTAGGCATCCTCCTAGCCTTGCACATGG CCTCATCCAATAAGTTGGTGTGCCACATGACCAACTGGGCCCAGTATAGGCCTGGCCACGGCAAGTTCACTTCAGACAACATTGACCCCTTCCTTTGCACGCATGTTATTTACACGCTTGCCACCATCAACACTTTCAACCAAATCACCACCATTGAGGCGAACGACGAGCAGCAGTACACCAGACTCAACAACCTAAAAAAATT tAATCCGGCACTAAAGACTCTGCTGTCAGTTGGAGGCATAGTCAATGGAATGAGCCC ATTCATTTCCATGGTTGCTAAGGCCGAGAATCGTGCTTCCTTCATTAAGTCAGCCCTCCGTTTCCTACGAATTCATAACTTTGATGGGTTGAATTTGGCATGGGAATACCCAGCACACAATGGAAGCCCTGAGCAAGACAGGGAAAGGTTCACTTTGCTGGTCAAG GAGTTGGTTGCAGCTTTTGAAAAGGATGCCAAAGACTCCAGAAAGACTCAGCTCCTGCTATCAGCTAATGTCGGCTCAAACCGCGCTACCATCGATAGAGCTTATGAAGTCAAAGTGATTTCGGC ATATCTTGACTTCATCAACCTCATGACCTATGACTACCATGGACACTGGGATGCAACTACCGGACACAACAGCCCTATGTACTCCAGTTCAATGGACGTGGGAGCTAATGTTAATCTAAACATT AACTCTTCTGTGTCCTATTGGCTGGCTCTGGGAGCACCAGCAGAGAAGTTGCTCTTGGGTTTTCCTTCATATGGAAGAACTTATCGCCTAAGCACTGGTGCTGCTGGACTTGGAGCACCAACAAACGGACCTGCTGATGCTGGGCCCTTCACTCGCACTGCGGGTTTCTGGGCTTTTTATGAG GTTTGTAGTTTCCTCCTCGGTGCTCAGGTTGAATGGATTGAAGAACAAAAAGTTCCATATGCCACCATTGGCAGTTCTTGGGTAGGCTACGATAACAGGCGCAGCTTCTCCTCCAAG GTTGAGTGGATGACAGGCATGAACCTGGGAGGTGCTCATGTGTGGACTCTTGACATGGATGACTTTACTGGATCTTTCTGTGGTGCTGGCTCTTATCCTCTGATCAACCACCTCAGGATGTCAATGG GCTTCTCCCCTAAGCCCACCACCACCCCAGCTCCGACCACCACAAGGGACCCCATAGCCAAGTTCTGCCTTGGTCGCCCCGATGGCCTGTACACAAACCCAGCTGACAAAACCACTTACTTCCAGTGCTTCATGGGAAACACCTACCTGCACCACTGCCAACCTGGTCTCGTCTACTATGATTCTTGCAAGTGCTGCAACTGGTCTTGA